Proteins found in one Streptomyces sp. NBC_00461 genomic segment:
- a CDS encoding alpha/beta fold hydrolase → MSLTEAQLPYPDYDFAPHWFEHGGVRQHYLDEGTGAPLLMLHGNPTWSYMWRNLVRDLRSDHRCIVPDHIGMGRSDRPDESAYSYTAPSRLADLERLVEHLVTERGLPDRGWTLIGHDWGGIIGMAWARRRPDWLARIVMLNSAAFPMPLGYRLPWYLRLIRSGGSTSARLVHRTNAFAVAASHLGVASALPRPVRRAYVGPYRGLHRRLAVLRFIQDIPLTAADPAWPLIDVGPAEAPQLTSLPMLVCWGGRDRVFDHRFLAEWLRRFPSAEAHLFPRAGHFVQEDAREEVVACVREFLGRHTEGTGASW, encoded by the coding sequence GTGTCGTTGACCGAGGCCCAACTTCCTTATCCCGATTACGACTTCGCCCCCCACTGGTTCGAACACGGGGGCGTGCGTCAGCACTACCTCGACGAGGGGACGGGTGCGCCGCTGCTCATGCTGCACGGCAATCCCACCTGGAGCTACATGTGGCGCAACCTGGTGCGGGACCTGCGTTCCGACCACCGGTGCATCGTCCCCGACCACATCGGTATGGGCCGCTCCGACCGCCCCGACGAGTCCGCCTACTCCTACACCGCGCCCAGTCGCCTGGCGGATCTGGAGCGGCTGGTGGAGCACCTGGTGACCGAGCGGGGTCTGCCGGACCGGGGCTGGACCCTGATCGGGCACGACTGGGGCGGAATCATCGGCATGGCGTGGGCGCGCCGCCGACCCGACTGGCTCGCCCGCATCGTCATGCTCAACTCCGCGGCCTTCCCGATGCCGCTCGGCTACCGCCTGCCGTGGTACCTGCGCCTGATCCGCAGCGGAGGCAGCACATCGGCCCGGCTGGTGCACCGTACCAACGCCTTCGCCGTGGCCGCCTCCCACCTGGGTGTCGCCTCGGCACTGCCCCGGCCGGTACGCCGCGCCTATGTGGGCCCCTATCGCGGCCTGCACCGGCGGCTGGCGGTGCTGCGTTTCATCCAGGACATTCCACTGACCGCCGCCGACCCGGCGTGGCCGCTCATCGACGTGGGCCCCGCCGAGGCACCGCAGTTGACGTCCCTGCCCATGCTGGTGTGCTGGGGCGGCCGGGACCGGGTCTTCGACCACCGCTTCCTCGCGGAATGGCTACGGCGCTTCCCCTCCGCCGAGGCGCATCTGTTTCCGCGCGCCGGTCACTTCGTACAGGAGGACGCGCGTGAGGAAGTCGTGGCGTGCGTAAGGGAGTTCCTGGGTCGGCACACGGAAGGGACGGGAGCGTCGTGGTGA
- a CDS encoding 3-oxoacyl-ACP synthase III family protein produces the protein MTEPRCTTIRRVAVHVPADRQTGAEIEDEVRSRHPGLRLMPGLLRQMYGFEERRVAPADAWPSDLASAAARSLLDECGLGPDAVDLLVFASASEDMEEPATAHVVADKLGVTAPVFDVQNACNGVLNALEIADALIRAGRYHRVLIVTGERGTMLSRLPARDRDELALLLPALTLGDLGAALLLEGSDRPGLLGTRFSSNSAGWRAATATNPYYSPTSPVISLRFDSQALAASFQGMEKDILDALAEWDRKPGDLDLVCVHQASVPFTGAILDSVGIARDRAVATFPRYGNVATASLPLQLVEAAREGRLHPGAQVALLGLASGASAGIALVEWRPGPA, from the coding sequence ATGACAGAGCCCCGCTGCACCACGATCCGTCGCGTCGCCGTCCATGTTCCCGCGGACCGTCAGACCGGCGCGGAGATCGAGGACGAGGTCCGCTCCCGACACCCCGGCCTCCGCCTGATGCCCGGGCTGCTGCGCCAGATGTACGGCTTCGAGGAGCGCCGTGTGGCGCCTGCCGATGCCTGGCCCTCCGACTTGGCGTCGGCAGCCGCCCGGAGCCTTCTCGACGAGTGCGGCCTCGGCCCCGACGCCGTGGACCTGCTCGTCTTCGCCTCCGCGAGCGAGGACATGGAGGAGCCTGCCACCGCCCACGTCGTGGCTGACAAACTCGGCGTCACGGCACCGGTCTTCGACGTCCAGAACGCCTGCAACGGCGTCCTCAACGCCCTGGAGATCGCCGACGCACTGATCCGAGCCGGCCGCTACCACCGCGTGCTCATCGTCACCGGGGAGCGGGGCACCATGCTCTCCCGCCTCCCGGCACGCGACCGCGACGAACTCGCCCTGCTCCTGCCCGCCCTCACCCTCGGCGACCTGGGCGCCGCGCTGCTGCTGGAGGGGAGCGACCGGCCAGGGCTGCTGGGCACCCGCTTCTCCAGCAACTCGGCCGGTTGGCGGGCCGCCACCGCGACCAACCCCTACTACTCGCCCACCAGCCCGGTGATCTCCCTCCGCTTCGACTCCCAGGCGCTGGCCGCCTCGTTCCAGGGAATGGAGAAGGACATCCTCGACGCGCTGGCCGAGTGGGACCGCAAACCCGGTGACCTCGACCTCGTCTGCGTACACCAGGCATCCGTACCCTTCACCGGCGCCATCCTCGACTCCGTCGGCATCGCCCGCGACCGGGCCGTGGCGACCTTCCCCCGCTACGGCAACGTCGCCACCGCGAGCCTGCCCCTGCAACTCGTCGAGGCCGCACGGGAAGGCAGGCTGCACCCGGGTGCGCAGGTGGCCCTCCTCGGACTCGCCAGCGGAGCCTCCGCCGGAATCGCCCTCGTCGAGTGGCGGCCCGGGCCCGCCTGA
- a CDS encoding acyl carrier protein, translating into MHTTTDTYGVVCAALTSTFRIPEDELTPEVTLEQLELDSLALAEFVLVLEENLGVKAEGERANRSTTLAEVTAYLDELRAAGAEAR; encoded by the coding sequence ATGCACACCACGACCGACACCTACGGCGTCGTCTGCGCCGCGCTCACTTCCACCTTCCGTATCCCCGAGGACGAGCTGACACCGGAAGTCACCCTGGAACAGCTTGAGTTGGACTCCCTCGCGCTGGCCGAGTTCGTCCTGGTCCTCGAAGAGAACCTCGGCGTGAAGGCCGAGGGCGAGCGCGCCAACCGGAGCACGACGCTCGCCGAGGTGACCGCCTATCTCGACGAGCTGCGCGCCGCCGGGGCGGAGGCCCGGTGA
- a CDS encoding beta-ketoacyl-[acyl-carrier-protein] synthase family protein yields MTRDKQPIAVTGLGLITPGGQGAEAAWEAVCAGRSLAARDPALEGLPVDFSCRLPLSEDDVDRCVGRKSWRMGRIAKLGVLAAREAVRDAGLDPARWQGARVATIIGCGMGGTEKWEEQHLRLERRGPDQASPLSIPMIIPNLVAGEVSIDLHARGVSLAPATACASGATAISLARVLLGAGLCDIAVAGGVEAAVSRLTTAGFWRMGALSERSHAVAEASRPFAADRDGFVMAEGAGVLILERAADAAARGAHPRALLAGCGSTSDAHHPTSPPEGAEGAEAALRTALDEAGLAPQDVDHVNAHGTSTLLNDATEATLIARVLPHRPSVTAAKGVLGHTLGAAGAIEAALTVLTIQHRRVPPIANLQAPAPEFDIDCVTKQPRPQDVRAAVSHSFGFGGHNVVLAFTAA; encoded by the coding sequence GTGACCCGGGACAAGCAGCCGATCGCCGTCACCGGCCTCGGGCTGATCACCCCGGGAGGCCAAGGGGCCGAGGCCGCCTGGGAGGCGGTGTGCGCCGGACGCTCCCTCGCCGCGCGCGACCCGGCCCTGGAGGGGCTGCCGGTGGACTTCTCCTGCCGTCTCCCGCTCTCGGAGGACGACGTCGACCGGTGTGTCGGGCGCAAGTCCTGGCGCATGGGCCGGATCGCCAAGCTCGGTGTCCTCGCCGCACGGGAGGCCGTACGCGACGCGGGCCTGGATCCGGCGAGGTGGCAGGGAGCCCGGGTGGCCACGATCATCGGCTGCGGCATGGGCGGTACCGAGAAGTGGGAGGAGCAGCACCTGCGGCTCGAACGGCGCGGACCCGACCAGGCTTCGCCCCTCTCCATCCCCATGATCATTCCGAACCTGGTGGCCGGTGAGGTGTCCATCGACCTCCACGCCCGTGGTGTGAGCCTGGCGCCGGCCACCGCCTGCGCCTCCGGCGCCACCGCGATCTCGCTGGCCCGCGTCCTGCTCGGCGCCGGCCTGTGCGACATCGCGGTGGCAGGGGGCGTCGAAGCCGCCGTCAGCCGCCTGACCACGGCCGGCTTCTGGCGTATGGGCGCGCTGTCCGAACGGAGCCACGCGGTCGCCGAGGCGTCCCGCCCCTTCGCCGCCGACCGGGACGGCTTCGTGATGGCCGAGGGCGCCGGCGTCCTGATCCTGGAACGCGCCGCGGACGCCGCCGCCCGAGGGGCACACCCCCGCGCCCTGCTCGCCGGGTGCGGGAGCACCTCCGACGCACACCACCCGACCTCTCCGCCGGAGGGCGCCGAAGGAGCGGAAGCGGCTCTGCGCACCGCCCTCGACGAGGCGGGCCTCGCCCCCCAGGACGTGGACCACGTCAACGCCCACGGCACGTCCACACTGCTCAACGACGCCACCGAAGCCACGTTGATCGCCCGCGTCCTGCCGCACCGCCCCAGTGTCACCGCGGCCAAAGGCGTCCTCGGCCACACCCTCGGCGCCGCGGGCGCGATCGAGGCCGCCCTCACGGTCCTGACCATCCAGCACCGACGCGTACCGCCGATCGCCAACCTCCAGGCTCCCGCGCCCGAGTTCGACATCGACTGCGTCACCAAGCAGCCCCGCCCTCAGGACGTACGCGCGGCCGTCAGCCATTCCTTCGGCTTCGGCGGCCACAACGTCGTCCTTGCCTTCACGGCGGCGTGA
- a CDS encoding SDR family oxidoreductase, with translation MRIFVTGASGWIGSALVPELIDAGHHVVGLARSDASATALTAAGAEAVRGTLDDLDVLGGAAAASDGVIHLAFKHDIAFTGDFQGAVEADRRAVDTFGDALAGSDRPFVLASGLAGLKPGQVATERDMAAVDGSPVTRRATTAMAVLALASRGVRSSVVRLSPTCHGDGDNGFMATLVAIARAKGVSGHVGDGANRWPAVHRLDAARLFRLAFEKAPAGTVLHGVAEEGVALRDVAEVIGRHLDVPVTSVAPDAAAEHFSWLGGFLGLDCPASNTVTRELLDWQPTHPGLLEDLDKGHYFHTSATPVLGA, from the coding sequence ATGCGCATTTTCGTGACCGGCGCGTCCGGTTGGATCGGCTCGGCCCTCGTTCCCGAACTCATCGACGCGGGGCACCACGTAGTGGGGCTCGCCCGCTCCGACGCCTCCGCCACCGCACTCACCGCCGCCGGGGCGGAAGCGGTCCGCGGCACCCTCGACGACCTCGACGTCCTGGGCGGCGCCGCTGCCGCGTCGGACGGGGTGATTCACCTGGCTTTCAAGCACGACATAGCGTTCACCGGCGACTTCCAAGGTGCCGTCGAGGCCGACCGCCGCGCCGTCGACACCTTCGGGGACGCGCTGGCGGGCAGCGACCGGCCCTTCGTCCTCGCCTCGGGCCTGGCCGGCCTCAAGCCGGGGCAGGTGGCGACCGAGCGGGACATGGCCGCGGTCGACGGCTCGCCGGTCACCCGGCGTGCCACCACCGCCATGGCGGTACTCGCACTCGCCTCGCGCGGCGTGCGCTCATCCGTGGTGCGGCTCTCTCCGACCTGCCACGGCGATGGAGACAACGGCTTCATGGCGACCCTGGTCGCCATCGCCCGCGCCAAGGGGGTCTCCGGCCACGTCGGCGACGGCGCCAACCGCTGGCCGGCCGTCCACCGCCTCGACGCGGCACGGCTGTTCCGGCTGGCGTTCGAGAAGGCTCCCGCGGGGACGGTGCTGCACGGCGTCGCGGAGGAAGGCGTCGCGCTCAGGGACGTGGCCGAGGTCATCGGCCGCCATCTCGATGTGCCGGTGACGTCCGTGGCTCCCGACGCCGCGGCCGAGCACTTCTCCTGGCTGGGCGGCTTCCTCGGACTCGACTGCCCGGCATCGAACACCGTGACCCGCGAACTGCTGGACTGGCAGCCGACCCACCCCGGCCTCCTCGAAGACCTCGACAAGGGCCACTACTTCCACACCTCTGCCACCCCGGTGCTCGGCGCCTGA
- a CDS encoding TetR/AcrR family transcriptional regulator: MGRWEPNARERLAKAALELYSERGYEQTTVAEIAKLAGLTERTFFRHYADKREVLFGGSSALQELFVNAVAEAPEAAAPIDAMAAGLAAVSEVFVDRREFARQRYAVVAAHAELQERELIKLASLSAALADALRGRGVTEPAASLTAEAGVAVFKVGFERWIAASEQRTMAQVVRESLDELKAVTAGS, encoded by the coding sequence ATGGGTAGATGGGAGCCGAACGCGCGCGAACGTCTGGCGAAGGCGGCGTTGGAGCTCTACAGCGAGCGCGGCTACGAGCAGACGACGGTGGCGGAGATCGCCAAACTGGCCGGCCTCACCGAGCGCACCTTCTTCCGGCACTACGCCGACAAGCGCGAGGTGCTGTTCGGCGGTTCGAGCGCATTGCAGGAACTGTTCGTGAACGCGGTCGCCGAGGCTCCCGAGGCCGCGGCGCCGATCGATGCCATGGCGGCGGGACTCGCGGCGGTCTCCGAGGTGTTCGTGGACCGCCGCGAGTTCGCCCGGCAGCGATACGCCGTCGTCGCGGCGCACGCGGAACTCCAGGAGCGCGAGCTGATCAAGCTCGCCTCGCTGTCCGCCGCGCTCGCCGACGCACTGCGCGGACGCGGCGTCACGGAGCCGGCGGCGAGCCTGACCGCCGAAGCGGGGGTCGCCGTTTTCAAGGTCGGCTTCGAGCGCTGGATCGCGGCGTCCGAGCAGCGCACCATGGCCCAGGTGGTACGGGAATCCCTGGACGAGCTCAAGGCCGTGACAGCGGGCTCCTAG
- the helR gene encoding RNA polymerase recycling motor ATPase HelR codes for MNPLTTSAFDLPDRLSAKADPALTGRDEQHFAAIAQCLEQTIAELSDRLDAELRAPAGMGQEAMDRDIEVHRLNSRLRTLRRFGLDLCLGHMVPSDDPEPVYVGRLGLTDSEGRRLLIDWRSPAAAPFFAATHASPMGLASRRRYRWTRGRISDYWDEVFTADGLEGHAALDDQSAFVASLGANRSSRMRDVLATIQADQDAIIRAGSRGALVVDGGPGTGKTVVALHRTAHLLYADPRLGHRRGGVLFVGPHRPYLAYVSDVLPSLGEEGVQTCILRDLVPEGASATVETDPDVARLKSSAGMVKAIEKAVRFYEEPPTEPLTVTVDLSDIPLSANDWAEAFDAPEPGTPHNEARDQVWEKLVEILRDKYTGDVPPELFRRVLRRDEGLNAALGRAWPMLEAADLVGDLWSVPAYLRMCAPWLGPDDVRKLQRADAQAWTASDLPLLDAARQRLGDSRASLRKRRHEASVAAERAYRAQVTENLIRTDDDWQGMLMSMLTGQDLQNSLVDADTPPETDPDLLAGPFAHIVVDEAQELTDAEWQMLLLRCPSRSFTIVGDRAQARHGFTESWQERLERVGFDRIDVASLSINYRTPEEVMAEAEPVIRAALPDANVPTSIRSNNIPVLHGSAADLESILNTWLAAETEGIACVIGDPTFRATPRVRSLSPELSKGLEFDLVVLVDPEAFGDGVEGAVDRYVAMTRATRQLVILTS; via the coding sequence ATGAACCCCCTCACCACCAGTGCGTTCGATCTTCCCGACCGCCTCTCCGCCAAGGCCGACCCGGCGCTGACCGGCCGCGACGAGCAGCACTTCGCAGCCATCGCCCAGTGCCTCGAGCAGACGATCGCCGAACTGTCCGACCGCCTCGACGCCGAGCTCAGGGCGCCCGCCGGTATGGGCCAGGAGGCGATGGACCGGGACATCGAGGTCCACCGGCTGAACAGTCGGCTGCGTACCCTGCGCCGCTTCGGCCTGGACCTGTGTCTCGGGCACATGGTCCCATCGGACGACCCCGAGCCCGTGTACGTCGGACGACTGGGCCTTACCGACAGCGAGGGCCGCCGACTGCTGATCGACTGGCGCTCCCCGGCGGCTGCGCCCTTCTTCGCGGCGACCCACGCCAGTCCGATGGGGCTGGCCAGCCGCCGCCGGTATCGCTGGACCCGCGGCCGGATCAGCGACTACTGGGACGAGGTGTTCACCGCCGACGGCCTCGAAGGGCACGCGGCGCTCGACGACCAGTCCGCGTTCGTCGCCAGCCTCGGCGCCAACCGGTCGTCCCGGATGCGGGACGTGCTCGCCACCATCCAGGCGGACCAGGACGCCATCATCCGGGCGGGATCGCGCGGCGCCCTCGTCGTCGACGGCGGCCCGGGCACCGGCAAGACCGTCGTCGCCCTGCACCGCACCGCCCACCTCCTGTACGCCGACCCTCGTCTCGGTCACCGTCGCGGCGGTGTGCTGTTCGTCGGTCCGCACCGGCCCTACCTGGCCTATGTCTCCGACGTCCTGCCCAGCCTCGGAGAGGAGGGTGTGCAGACCTGCATCCTGCGGGACCTCGTCCCCGAAGGGGCCTCGGCGACGGTCGAGACCGACCCGGACGTGGCCCGCCTGAAGTCGTCCGCCGGCATGGTGAAAGCGATCGAGAAGGCCGTCAGGTTCTACGAGGAACCGCCCACCGAGCCCTTGACGGTCACGGTCGACCTGAGCGACATCCCGCTGAGCGCGAACGACTGGGCCGAGGCCTTCGACGCCCCGGAACCGGGCACCCCGCACAACGAGGCGCGCGACCAGGTCTGGGAGAAGCTGGTCGAGATCCTGCGAGACAAGTACACCGGCGACGTCCCGCCCGAGCTGTTCCGCAGAGTGCTGCGGCGCGACGAGGGGCTGAACGCGGCGCTCGGCCGCGCGTGGCCGATGCTGGAAGCGGCCGACCTCGTGGGAGACCTGTGGTCGGTGCCCGCCTATCTGCGCATGTGCGCTCCCTGGCTCGGCCCCGACGACGTACGGAAGCTGCAGCGCGCGGACGCCCAGGCGTGGACGGCGTCGGACCTGCCGCTGCTGGACGCGGCACGGCAGCGGCTCGGCGACTCGCGGGCGTCCCTGCGCAAGCGCCGCCACGAGGCCTCGGTCGCCGCCGAACGCGCCTACCGGGCCCAGGTCACCGAGAACCTGATCAGGACCGATGACGACTGGCAGGGCATGCTGATGTCGATGCTGACCGGGCAGGACCTGCAGAACAGCCTGGTCGACGCGGACACCCCACCCGAAACCGACCCCGACCTGCTCGCCGGCCCGTTCGCACACATCGTCGTCGACGAGGCCCAGGAACTGACCGACGCGGAGTGGCAGATGCTGCTGCTGCGCTGCCCGTCCCGGAGCTTCACCATCGTCGGGGACCGCGCCCAGGCCAGGCACGGGTTCACGGAGTCGTGGCAGGAGCGCCTGGAGCGGGTCGGATTCGACCGGATCGACGTGGCCTCGCTGAGCATCAACTACCGTACGCCGGAAGAGGTCATGGCCGAGGCCGAGCCGGTCATCCGGGCCGCGCTGCCTGACGCCAACGTCCCGACCTCCATCCGCAGCAACAACATCCCCGTCCTGCACGGATCCGCCGCGGATCTGGAGTCCATCCTCAACACCTGGCTCGCCGCGGAAACCGAGGGGATCGCCTGCGTCATCGGCGACCCCACGTTCCGGGCGACGCCCCGCGTGCGGTCCCTGTCCCCCGAGTTGTCGAAGGGGCTCGAGTTCGACCTGGTCGTCCTCGTCGACCCGGAGGCGTTCGGCGACGGCGTCGAAGGCGCGGTCGACCGCTATGTGGCGATGACCCGGGCGACCCGCCAACTGGTCATCCTCACGAGCTAG
- a CDS encoding TetR/AcrR family transcriptional regulator gives MNDSGEGAGQAARSKRADARRNKETLLDAAAAVFVASGVEAPVRDIAAEAGVGLGTIYRHFPTRADLIIAVYRHQVEACAEAGPALLASSPTPHAALGKWINLFVDFLVTKHGLAAVLRSDNAGFDTLHAYFLDRLVPVCTQLLDAAAESGEIRSDLEAYELMRGVGNLCVGADSDPHYDARRLVELLIAGLRRPD, from the coding sequence ATGAACGACAGCGGCGAGGGCGCGGGGCAGGCCGCCCGGTCCAAGCGGGCGGACGCCCGGCGCAACAAGGAGACCCTGCTCGACGCGGCCGCCGCGGTCTTCGTCGCGTCCGGCGTGGAAGCACCGGTACGGGACATCGCGGCCGAGGCCGGTGTCGGGCTGGGCACGATCTACCGCCACTTCCCGACCAGAGCGGACCTCATCATCGCCGTCTACCGGCACCAGGTGGAGGCCTGCGCCGAGGCCGGTCCGGCCCTGCTGGCGAGCAGTCCGACCCCCCACGCCGCTCTGGGGAAATGGATCAACCTCTTCGTGGACTTCCTGGTCACCAAGCACGGACTCGCCGCCGTGCTGCGGTCCGACAACGCCGGCTTCGACACGCTGCACGCCTACTTCCTCGACCGCCTCGTGCCCGTGTGCACCCAACTCCTCGACGCGGCAGCCGAGTCGGGAGAGATTCGATCCGACCTGGAGGCCTACGAGCTCATGCGCGGCGTCGGAAACCTCTGCGTGGGCGCGGACAGCGATCCGCACTACGACGCACGCCGACTGGTCGAACTCCTCATCGCGGGGCTACGCCGGCCGGACTGA
- a CDS encoding aldo/keto reductase, with the protein MQYRTLGRTGVQVSSLALGAMNFGAIGRTTQDEATAIVDAALEGGINLIDTADMYSDGESEEMVGKAIAGRRDDIVLATKASMPMGNERNHQGSSRRWLVTELDNSLRRLGVDHVDLYQIHRWDPDTGDEETLSALTDLQRAGKIRYFGSSTFPAYRIVQAQWAGREHHLSRYVTEQPSYSMLQRGIEAHVLPVTQEYGLGVLVWSPLASGWLSGAIRAGQEITTSRSTFMPQRFDIAVPANRARLDAVERLAEIADGAGLTMIQLALGFVTAHPAVTSALIGPRTTDHLHAQLAAADTVLPADVLDAIDAVVPPGTDLAAHEKFDTPPALLDPSLRRR; encoded by the coding sequence ATGCAGTACCGCACCTTGGGCCGCACCGGTGTGCAGGTCAGCTCGCTCGCGCTCGGCGCGATGAACTTCGGTGCCATAGGGCGCACCACACAGGACGAGGCCACCGCCATCGTCGACGCCGCCCTCGAAGGCGGGATCAACCTCATCGACACCGCCGACATGTACAGCGACGGCGAGTCGGAGGAGATGGTCGGCAAAGCCATCGCCGGCCGCCGAGACGACATCGTGCTGGCCACGAAGGCGAGCATGCCGATGGGCAATGAGCGCAACCACCAAGGCAGTTCGCGCCGCTGGCTGGTCACCGAACTGGACAACAGCCTGCGCCGTCTCGGTGTCGACCACGTCGATCTCTACCAGATCCACCGGTGGGACCCCGACACCGGCGACGAGGAGACGCTGTCGGCCCTGACCGACCTGCAACGCGCGGGAAAGATCCGCTACTTCGGCTCCTCGACCTTCCCCGCGTACCGCATCGTGCAGGCCCAGTGGGCCGGACGCGAGCACCACCTGAGCCGTTACGTCACCGAACAGCCCAGCTACTCGATGCTGCAGCGCGGGATCGAGGCCCATGTACTGCCCGTTACCCAGGAGTACGGGCTCGGTGTGCTGGTGTGGAGCCCGCTGGCCTCCGGCTGGCTGTCGGGCGCGATACGCGCGGGCCAGGAGATCACCACCAGCCGCTCGACGTTCATGCCGCAACGCTTCGACATCGCCGTCCCCGCCAACCGGGCCAGGCTCGATGCCGTCGAGCGGTTGGCCGAGATCGCCGACGGAGCCGGCCTGACCATGATCCAGCTCGCGCTCGGGTTCGTGACCGCGCACCCCGCCGTGACGAGCGCGCTCATCGGCCCCCGCACGACGGACCACCTGCACGCGCAGCTCGCCGCCGCGGACACCGTGCTCCCCGCCGACGTACTCGACGCGATCGACGCGGTCGTCCCTCCCGGCACCGACCTTGCCGCGCACGAGAAGTTCGACACTCCGCCCGCGCTGCTCGATCCGTCCCTCCGGCGGCGTTGA
- a CDS encoding LLM class flavin-dependent oxidoreductase translates to MTAPMQVDYQDVLRVWREADAIPQIEHAWLFDHLMPIGGDPGGPAYEGWTLLSALAAQTRRLRLGLLVTSNRFRPPAMLAKIATTVDIVSDGRLDFGIGVGSRPHPPEARREYAAHGLPFHDIAHAVGSLAEACTVIRRLWTETEPFDFSGTYVQLTGAFGNPKPVQRPHPPILIGGRSSATLRVAAEHADLWNIPGGDIDDVVRRSALLDRYCTEIGRDPASPTRSIHLSVSYDRPGLTRAAIGEAIDAGFRHIVLGLSAPYPADVAHWVADQLISKWA, encoded by the coding sequence ATGACCGCCCCCATGCAGGTCGACTACCAGGACGTCCTGCGCGTGTGGCGCGAGGCGGACGCGATCCCGCAGATCGAGCATGCGTGGCTGTTCGATCACCTCATGCCCATCGGCGGCGACCCGGGCGGACCGGCCTACGAGGGCTGGACACTGCTCTCGGCCCTCGCCGCCCAGACCCGGCGCCTGCGGCTCGGCCTGCTGGTGACCAGCAACCGGTTCAGGCCGCCCGCGATGCTGGCCAAGATCGCCACGACCGTCGACATCGTCTCCGACGGCCGGCTCGACTTCGGCATCGGCGTCGGCTCACGGCCCCATCCTCCCGAGGCCCGCCGTGAGTACGCGGCACACGGACTGCCCTTCCACGACATCGCCCACGCAGTGGGGAGCCTCGCCGAAGCCTGCACGGTGATACGGCGGTTGTGGACCGAGACCGAGCCGTTCGACTTCTCCGGCACCTACGTCCAGCTCACCGGAGCGTTCGGCAACCCCAAACCCGTACAGCGTCCCCACCCGCCGATCCTGATCGGCGGACGCTCCTCCGCGACACTGCGCGTGGCCGCCGAGCATGCCGACCTGTGGAACATCCCGGGCGGCGACATCGACGACGTCGTCCGCCGCAGCGCTCTGCTGGACCGCTACTGCACCGAGATCGGGCGCGACCCCGCCTCCCCCACCCGCTCGATCCACCTGTCCGTCTCCTACGACCGGCCCGGCCTCACACGGGCTGCGATCGGCGAGGCGATCGACGCCGGTTTCCGGCACATCGTCCTCGGCCTCTCGGCGCCCTATCCCGCCGACGTCGCACACTGGGTCGCCGACCAGCTCATCAGCAAGTGGGCCTGA
- a CDS encoding dihydrofolate reductase family protein: MSTSVLDMSMSLDGYIADPEDFLGGDDGERLHKWADTDTGSGRPSAPVAQFMDEWTAAGAVLVGRRTAELMDHWGGDHGGLPIFVPSHRLPGPAARWGYPLVTYVLDGIESAMAQAKAAAGDKDVQVRGAYTAQRALEAGVLDEVQIHQIPVLLGRGRRLFDVLPAEIELEILRVIDTPQATHIRYRVRR, from the coding sequence GTGTCCACATCAGTGCTCGACATGTCGATGTCGCTCGACGGGTACATCGCCGACCCCGAGGACTTCCTCGGCGGCGACGACGGGGAGCGACTGCACAAATGGGCCGACACCGACACCGGCTCGGGTCGCCCGTCGGCGCCGGTCGCACAGTTCATGGACGAGTGGACGGCGGCCGGTGCGGTGCTCGTGGGACGGCGCACCGCCGAGCTCATGGATCACTGGGGCGGCGATCACGGGGGTCTTCCCATTTTCGTGCCCAGCCACCGCCTGCCCGGCCCGGCCGCCCGTTGGGGCTATCCGCTGGTGACGTACGTGCTCGACGGGATCGAGAGCGCGATGGCCCAGGCCAAGGCCGCCGCCGGGGACAAGGACGTCCAGGTGCGCGGCGCGTACACGGCGCAACGCGCGCTCGAGGCCGGAGTGCTGGACGAGGTGCAGATCCACCAGATCCCGGTGCTGCTCGGGCGTGGCCGGCGGTTGTTCGACGTCCTGCCGGCGGAGATCGAGTTGGAGATCCTCCGGGTGATCGACACCCCTCAAGCCACCCACATCCGCTACCGCGTCCGCCGGTGA